The Nostoc sp. 'Lobaria pulmonaria (5183) cyanobiont' genome window below encodes:
- the glsA gene encoding glutaminase A: MSLMTNQGDLEIEPSPLKAVLNELHSQYKSLREGAVAKYIPELAKANPDLFSICIVTVDGQVYKVGDYEQLFTIQSISKVFAYGLALEDHGLDYVLTRVGVEPTGDAFNAIILDEQSKRPYNPMVNAGAIATTSLIKGSGPTERLNRMLDMFRRYIGRDVFVDISVFTSERSTGHRNRAMAHLMLNFGMIDRNIEEALDLYFQQCAVMVNCQDLAVMAATLANKGMNPITKEQAVDKRYIKDILSVMYTCGMYNFAGEWAYKIGIPAKSGICGGIIAVVPNKMGIGVFSPLLDVRGNSVRGVKVCEELSQRLGLHLFDCSGQEAKFD, translated from the coding sequence ATCAGCCTAATGACAAATCAAGGAGATTTAGAAATAGAACCATCGCCATTAAAAGCTGTTCTTAACGAGTTGCATTCCCAGTACAAGTCACTGCGGGAGGGTGCAGTCGCAAAATACATTCCTGAACTGGCAAAGGCAAACCCGGATTTGTTCAGCATTTGCATTGTGACAGTAGATGGTCAGGTTTACAAAGTTGGGGACTATGAACAACTTTTTACTATTCAGTCAATTTCTAAGGTGTTTGCTTATGGACTTGCTTTAGAAGATCATGGACTGGATTATGTTTTGACTAGAGTTGGCGTGGAACCGACGGGGGATGCATTCAACGCGATTATTTTGGATGAGCAATCGAAGCGACCTTATAATCCAATGGTAAACGCTGGAGCGATCGCCACCACCAGCTTAATCAAAGGTTCTGGCCCTACCGAACGCCTCAACCGAATGCTGGATATGTTTCGTCGATATATTGGCCGCGACGTGTTCGTTGACATTTCAGTTTTTACCTCAGAACGAAGTACAGGGCATCGCAACCGCGCAATGGCGCATCTGATGCTCAACTTTGGCATGATTGACCGGAACATTGAAGAAGCGCTGGATCTTTATTTCCAGCAGTGTGCTGTGATGGTGAATTGCCAAGACTTAGCGGTGATGGCGGCTACCCTTGCTAACAAAGGTATGAACCCCATCACCAAAGAACAGGCGGTAGATAAGCGTTACATTAAAGATATTCTGAGTGTGATGTACACCTGCGGAATGTACAACTTTGCAGGTGAGTGGGCTTATAAAATTGGGATTCCAGCGAAAAGCGGTATTTGTGGTGGGATTATTGCCGTTGTACCCAATAAGATGGGCATTGGAGTTTTTTCACCCTTGTTGGATGTGCGTGGTAATAGTGTGCGGGGGGTAAAGGTGTGTGAAGAACTTTCCCAACGATTAGGTTTACATCTATTTGATTGTTCAGGTCAAGAGGCGAAATTTGATTGA
- a CDS encoding FAD-dependent monooxygenase has translation MVSSNSKIGIIGAGTSGAYLASLLIQEGFQVDLFEKAPVVRTDGCGILIVQSGMKALDQGNPQISQKIINSGDPVKLFEFRNLKGGFINSETVTYAEDELPGMLVHRKAILEAILDTLPPNNIHFNAQLASITQTENSAIAHFKDGSHWEGDLIVGADGILSKVRQFVVPNVELYYLGDLVWRGIVTDNSFCPEGNFFVYVRGRGIYANFFHIGGNLTHWGFFVEKEQTDSEIGALQPTNISIPPQELAKLPEDARNVIESTPVENIICRYSYDIDPLPKLYDGRVILIGDAAHAKSSTRARGMTSGWEDGLSLTQHLTSSASITEALENYQTERLPIVHEYQRTSREMSQKIGRR, from the coding sequence ATGGTTTCTTCCAACAGCAAGATAGGTATTATCGGCGCAGGGACATCAGGGGCTTATCTTGCAAGTTTACTTATTCAAGAAGGGTTTCAAGTTGACTTATTTGAAAAAGCTCCTGTAGTGCGTACCGATGGATGTGGCATTCTTATCGTCCAATCAGGTATGAAAGCACTTGATCAAGGAAACCCTCAAATCAGCCAAAAAATTATTAACTCAGGCGATCCTGTAAAATTATTCGAGTTTCGCAACCTTAAAGGTGGATTCATCAATTCAGAAACCGTCACCTATGCTGAAGATGAACTACCAGGAATGCTCGTACACCGGAAAGCAATTTTAGAAGCAATCCTCGATACTTTACCCCCTAATAATATTCATTTTAACGCTCAATTAGCTTCGATAACGCAGACTGAGAATAGTGCGATCGCACACTTTAAAGATGGAAGTCACTGGGAAGGGGATCTTATAGTGGGTGCTGATGGCATTCTTTCTAAGGTTCGGCAGTTTGTAGTTCCGAATGTAGAACTATACTATTTAGGCGATCTAGTTTGGCGTGGGATTGTGACAGATAATAGCTTCTGTCCAGAAGGAAACTTTTTTGTTTATGTACGCGGTCGGGGAATTTATGCAAATTTCTTTCATATTGGTGGAAATCTGACTCATTGGGGTTTCTTTGTAGAAAAAGAGCAGACGGATTCTGAAATAGGCGCACTACAACCGACTAATATATCTATTCCTCCCCAAGAATTAGCTAAACTCCCAGAGGATGCACGAAATGTGATTGAGTCAACCCCTGTGGAAAATATTATCTGTCGTTATTCCTATGACATCGATCCCCTGCCGAAACTCTATGATGGTCGTGTTATTTTAATTGGTGATGCAGCTCACGCGAAAAGTTCGACTCGCGCTAGAGGCATGACTTCAGGTTGGGAAGATGGTTTGTCTTTAACGCAACATCTCACCTCTAGTGCTAGTATTACCGAAGCTCTAGAAAATTATCAGACGGAAAGATTACCCATTGTCCACGAATATCAACGCACGAGTCGTGAAATGAGCCAGAAAATTGGTCGTCGTTAG
- a CDS encoding AbrB family transcriptional regulator, whose product MNQSVSGTPSLEKHTHENLVVTKQQLFGKQLIVLVLQMLLALPLGLLLAKFQIGRIAWIFGGIAAGTVVLQGCRIFYQYSPQPNRTARKVGMALVGLTVGASNAHANLASIASGIPIFIFLTLFLLLSGGCIGYIYSRVSKTNLFTAMLATVPGGVGIMAAIAADYNKNVSLVALVQAIRVTCVVVLIPFIARTSAGNYYPQTLPINTAWLNLDPSQLELLLLVLLITGLVVYPAILFKIPAGDFFGALLIGIGFNPLLHWLPFVGDISFSPPPLINLLGQMLLGITIGEYWGDKPNFRKRTVAYALMSVGMTLVAGAIAAILAMQLTSWDWLTCLLVTAPGGSAEMILVSLALNHNVEIVTTGHLVRLIAINSSLPLWLFLFRRLDKQVSEPV is encoded by the coding sequence ATGAACCAAAGTGTAAGTGGTACTCCCAGTCTGGAAAAACACACTCATGAAAATCTTGTTGTTACCAAACAACAGCTATTTGGGAAGCAACTAATTGTCCTTGTCTTGCAAATGCTTCTGGCATTACCTCTGGGTTTACTTCTCGCAAAGTTCCAAATTGGCAGGATTGCCTGGATATTTGGCGGGATTGCCGCTGGTACAGTGGTTCTCCAAGGGTGTCGAATTTTTTATCAATATTCTCCCCAACCTAATCGCACTGCTAGAAAAGTGGGAATGGCACTTGTCGGCTTAACTGTGGGCGCTTCCAATGCCCATGCTAATCTAGCTAGTATTGCTTCCGGTATTCCTATATTTATTTTTCTTACCTTATTTCTGCTGCTAAGTGGAGGCTGTATCGGTTACATTTACTCCCGTGTTAGCAAAACCAACCTATTTACAGCAATGCTGGCTACAGTTCCTGGTGGTGTAGGAATTATGGCAGCGATCGCTGCCGATTACAATAAAAATGTTAGCTTGGTTGCCCTAGTTCAGGCGATTCGTGTCACCTGTGTAGTTGTTCTAATTCCCTTCATCGCTAGGACATCAGCTGGTAATTACTATCCGCAAACACTCCCAATCAACACTGCTTGGCTCAATCTCGATCCATCTCAACTAGAATTACTCTTGTTAGTACTCCTAATTACTGGATTAGTAGTTTATCCAGCTATATTATTTAAAATTCCCGCCGGCGATTTCTTTGGTGCATTGTTGATTGGTATTGGGTTTAATCCTTTGCTACATTGGCTGCCTTTTGTGGGTGATATTAGCTTTAGTCCGCCGCCTTTAATTAACTTATTGGGTCAAATGCTCCTGGGAATTACTATTGGTGAATATTGGGGAGACAAACCCAACTTTAGAAAGCGAACTGTTGCCTATGCCTTGATGTCTGTAGGAATGACTCTCGTAGCCGGAGCGATCGCTGCTATACTTGCGATGCAATTAACCTCTTGGGATTGGTTAACCTGTCTTTTAGTCACAGCGCCAGGAGGATCGGCAGAAATGATCCTGGTTTCCCTGGCATTGAATCATAATGTTGAAATTGTCACAACTGGTCATTTAGTGCGACTAATTGCAATTAATAGTTCTCTACCGCTTTGGCTGTTTTTGTTTCGCCGTCTGGATAAGCAAGTTTCAGAACCAGTTTAA
- a CDS encoding HNH endonuclease has protein sequence MHEPINYKFINLDQLRDQSANHHSKIPFQHQNEYFDRKTDDIGQKLESDLIKIVRHIAQDSYQSAPQYHSFEQRETYDLDKIAYKVIDFSSRLKYEYLGKEFSQPETLWKVFYKSLIRFETAVDAVIRNIINPKPEGETTRPVIIPAEREPKELNEVEKEEVKKRDKYACLCCGVNTKGKLQIDHIKPFSMGGETSKENSQTLCVTCNRCKGQNEIDFRCNTTKLSIPKNLDLSIYIRR, from the coding sequence ATGCACGAACCCATCAATTACAAATTTATCAATCTTGATCAATTAAGAGATCAATCTGCGAACCACCACTCTAAAATACCCTTTCAACATCAAAATGAATATTTTGACCGCAAAACTGATGATATTGGACAAAAGCTTGAGTCAGATTTAATTAAGATTGTTCGCCATATTGCTCAAGATTCATATCAATCTGCACCACAATACCATTCATTTGAGCAAAGAGAAACCTATGACTTAGATAAAATTGCTTATAAAGTAATTGATTTTTCATCTCGCTTAAAATACGAATATTTAGGCAAGGAGTTTTCTCAACCCGAAACATTGTGGAAAGTTTTTTACAAAAGCTTGATTCGATTTGAAACAGCCGTTGACGCAGTAATTAGAAACATTATTAATCCTAAGCCTGAAGGTGAAACTACTCGACCTGTGATTATTCCAGCAGAAAGAGAACCCAAAGAACTAAACGAAGTAGAAAAAGAAGAAGTTAAAAAACGAGACAAGTATGCTTGCCTATGCTGTGGAGTCAATACCAAAGGTAAATTACAAATCGATCATATTAAACCCTTTTCTATGGGTGGTGAAACATCTAAAGAAAACTCACAAACTCTGTGTGTTACTTGCAATAGATGTAAAGGCCAGAATGAAATTGATTTTCGGTGTAATACAACAAAATTGAGTATTCCAAAAAATCTTGATTTATCAATTTACATCAGAAGGTGA
- a CDS encoding DUF1257 domain-containing protein yields the protein MSHFSTLRTKITDAEILKASLRDLGISVKTEADVRGYNGQRVRSDIVAVLEGEYDLGWSRNGDGSFDLIADLWGVAKKHNQTELINSINQKYAVNKTLAEVKQRGLQNANVKLVLQ from the coding sequence ATGTCTCACTTTAGCACCCTGCGTACCAAAATCACCGATGCCGAAATCCTCAAGGCTTCCTTGCGCGACCTCGGTATCAGCGTAAAGACTGAAGCTGATGTCCGTGGTTATAACGGTCAGCGTGTCCGTTCGGACATTGTTGCCGTGTTGGAAGGCGAATATGACCTCGGCTGGTCTCGCAATGGCGATGGTTCTTTTGACCTAATCGCTGACCTGTGGGGCGTTGCTAAGAAGCACAACCAAACCGAGTTGATCAACTCCATCAACCAAAAGTATGCCGTTAACAAAACTTTGGCTGAAGTGAAACAGCGCGGTCTGCAAAACGCCAATGTGAAGTTGGTATTGCAATAA
- the ycf46 gene encoding stress-responsive protein Ycf46, with protein sequence MNEELKILIQAQYPLIYLVTSEEERAEQAISTIAQLLKPQRRVFVWTVTHGIVEYGQPRNVTQHNTVSPEAAIEWIIRQKEPSIFILKDLHPFIDAPATNRSLRDAIASFKGMQKNIILMSPMQQVPIELEKEVVVLDFTLPDMAELNKVLTHHIEQNRGRRLTTEAREKLLRAALGLTKDEAEKVYRKAQVTKERLTEDEVDIVLSEKKQLIRRNGILEYIEEDETIDAVGGLEELKRWLKQRSNAFTERAREYGLPQPKGMLILGVPGCGKSLIAKTTSRLWGLPLLRLDMGRVYDGSMVGRSEANLRNALKTAESISPAILFIDELDKSFAGSGGSSDSDGGTSSRIFGSFLTWMQDKKSPVFVMATANRVERLPGEFLRKGRFDEIFFVDLPTPEERQDIFNIHLTKRREDISRFDLEQLAKMSDGFSGAEVEQAIVAAMYEAFAQDREFTQLDIIAALKATLPLSRTMQEQVTALRDWARQRARPAASSVAEYQRMEF encoded by the coding sequence ATGAACGAAGAGCTCAAGATCCTAATTCAAGCTCAATACCCTTTAATCTACCTTGTTACCTCCGAGGAAGAGCGGGCCGAGCAAGCAATTTCCACAATCGCCCAGTTGTTAAAGCCCCAGCGCCGAGTATTTGTTTGGACAGTGACACACGGTATTGTTGAGTATGGTCAACCCCGGAATGTTACCCAACATAATACTGTGTCTCCAGAGGCGGCGATTGAGTGGATCATCCGGCAGAAAGAACCAAGTATATTTATTCTTAAAGATTTACATCCCTTTATAGATGCGCCTGCAACTAACAGATCGTTACGTGATGCGATCGCTAGTTTCAAAGGTATGCAAAAGAACATCATTTTGATGTCTCCAATGCAACAAGTACCTATAGAACTGGAAAAGGAAGTTGTTGTTCTCGACTTTACATTGCCAGATATGGCTGAGTTGAATAAAGTCTTAACTCACCATATAGAGCAAAATCGTGGTCGGCGTCTGACAACAGAAGCCAGAGAAAAACTTCTCAGAGCTGCTTTGGGTCTAACTAAAGATGAAGCCGAGAAAGTCTACCGTAAGGCACAGGTAACTAAAGAGCGTTTAACAGAAGATGAAGTAGACATCGTTTTATCTGAGAAAAAGCAACTAATTCGGCGCAATGGCATCTTAGAATACATTGAAGAAGATGAAACAATTGATGCTGTAGGTGGCTTAGAAGAGTTAAAAAGATGGCTTAAGCAGCGCTCTAACGCTTTCACGGAAAGAGCGAGAGAGTATGGTTTGCCTCAACCAAAGGGGATGTTAATTTTAGGAGTTCCCGGTTGCGGTAAGTCATTAATTGCCAAAACTACTTCCCGGCTGTGGGGTTTACCACTGTTGCGGTTGGATATGGGGCGAGTCTACGACGGCTCAATGGTGGGACGAAGCGAGGCAAATCTGCGGAACGCCCTGAAAACAGCAGAATCTATTTCCCCAGCGATTTTATTTATCGATGAATTAGATAAATCCTTTGCTGGTAGTGGAGGTTCCTCTGATTCTGATGGGGGGACTTCAAGTAGAATCTTCGGCTCTTTCCTCACATGGATGCAAGATAAGAAATCACCAGTGTTTGTGATGGCAACAGCCAACAGAGTAGAACGCTTACCTGGCGAGTTCTTGAGGAAAGGACGCTTTGATGAAATTTTCTTTGTCGATCTGCCAACACCGGAAGAACGGCAAGATATTTTCAATATTCATCTGACCAAACGCCGTGAAGACATCTCTCGATTCGATCTTGAGCAATTAGCCAAGATGTCTGATGGCTTTTCTGGAGCAGAAGTTGAACAAGCGATCGTTGCGGCAATGTATGAAGCTTTTGCCCAAGATCGGGAGTTCACCCAACTAGATATTATTGCTGCACTGAAGGCAACATTGCCGCTGTCTCGAACGATGCAAGAACAAGTAACGGCTCTGAGAGATTGGGCCAGACAGCGCGCACGCCCCGCAGCATCCTCCGTAGCTGAATATCAGCGAATGGAGTTTTAA
- a CDS encoding FHA domain-containing protein produces MNSASQTSELTLELFHFQTNTSLQFPVNLSVICIGKPNDQKPPNIDVSGLPDSDVASRIHAQIWINGDEYHITDLGSSNGTYINGAKLQPQVFSPLHPGDRVSLGQGDKITFMFRVQQHYASATKNPTPNSAPTKITPPTIGKEEEQVILASKLIGLGLILAAITFLSTSIYVSVYLRSTPGILLCMGGVVALNWGGRDNRKLGWVLIGIGIALFIASGVVIGSVSLFSMLLSFAGISCGYQLFTTGKVFNFNPLTLLVIKK; encoded by the coding sequence ATGAACAGTGCATCTCAGACAAGCGAGCTAACTTTGGAGCTTTTTCACTTCCAAACCAACACATCTTTGCAATTTCCAGTAAATCTTTCTGTAATTTGTATCGGTAAGCCAAACGACCAAAAACCACCAAATATTGATGTTTCTGGCTTACCAGATTCCGATGTGGCATCTCGCATCCACGCGCAAATTTGGATAAATGGAGATGAATACCATATCACCGATTTGGGCAGTTCTAATGGTACATACATTAACGGTGCGAAACTTCAGCCTCAAGTTTTTTCTCCACTGCATCCGGGAGACAGAGTTTCGCTTGGGCAAGGAGACAAAATAACTTTCATGTTTAGGGTGCAGCAGCACTATGCATCTGCCACAAAAAATCCTACACCAAACTCCGCGCCAACAAAAATTACACCGCCTACCATCGGTAAAGAAGAAGAACAAGTAATCCTTGCCAGTAAGCTTATTGGCTTAGGACTAATCCTAGCAGCCATTACATTTTTAAGTACAAGTATCTATGTGAGCGTCTACTTACGCAGCACACCTGGAATTTTGCTGTGTATGGGAGGCGTAGTAGCTCTGAATTGGGGTGGGCGCGATAATCGGAAACTTGGATGGGTGTTGATTGGCATAGGAATCGCTCTTTTCATCGCCAGTGGTGTTGTAATTGGCTCGGTGTCTCTTTTTTCTATGCTATTGTCATTCGCTGGCATCTCCTGTGGATATCAGTTGTTTACAACCGGAAAGGTATTCAACTTTAATCCGCTGACGCTCCTAGTTATTAAAAAATAA
- a CDS encoding NAD-dependent epimerase/dehydratase family protein has product MKVLVIGGDGYCGWATALYLSNRGYEVGILDSLVRRHWDNELGVETLTPIALIQQRLQRWQDLTGKSIDLFIGDITNYEFLQKTLHQFQPNALVHFGEQRSAPFSMIDREHAVLTQVNNVVGTLNLLYAMREDFPDCHLVKLGTMGEYGTPNIDIEEGYITIEHNGRKDTLPYPKQPGSMYHLSKVHDSHNIHFACRIWGLRATDLNQGVVYGVLTEETGMDELLINRLDYDGVFGTALNRFCIQAAIGHPLTVYGKGGQTRGFLDIRDTVRCVELAIANPAQSGEFRVFNQFTEQFSVGDLALMVKKAGNAIGLNVEINHLDNPRVEKEEHYFNAKNTKLLDLGLQPHLLSDSLLDSLLNFAIKYQTRVDRKQILPQVSWHRN; this is encoded by the coding sequence ATGAAAGTCCTGGTTATTGGTGGTGATGGATATTGCGGTTGGGCAACTGCTCTTTACCTTTCCAATCGAGGTTATGAAGTTGGAATTTTAGATAGTTTGGTGCGGCGGCACTGGGATAATGAACTTGGTGTCGAAACTCTCACTCCGATCGCACTAATTCAACAACGTCTCCAGCGCTGGCAAGATTTGACAGGTAAATCTATCGACTTGTTCATCGGCGATATTACGAATTACGAATTTCTCCAGAAAACATTACATCAATTTCAGCCAAATGCCCTAGTGCATTTTGGCGAACAGCGTTCGGCCCCATTTTCCATGATTGACCGCGAACACGCAGTTCTCACCCAAGTCAATAATGTAGTTGGTACGTTGAACTTACTGTACGCCATGCGGGAAGATTTCCCGGACTGTCATTTGGTGAAGCTGGGAACGATGGGGGAATACGGTACACCCAATATTGATATAGAAGAAGGGTATATCACCATTGAACACAATGGACGCAAGGATACCCTACCTTATCCCAAGCAACCCGGTTCAATGTACCATTTAAGCAAAGTCCATGATAGTCATAACATCCACTTTGCTTGCCGGATTTGGGGATTGCGGGCAACAGATTTAAATCAGGGTGTAGTTTACGGCGTCTTAACCGAAGAGACGGGGATGGACGAACTATTAATTAATCGGCTGGATTACGATGGTGTGTTTGGTACAGCACTGAACCGCTTTTGTATTCAAGCAGCGATCGGACACCCTTTAACCGTTTATGGTAAAGGTGGGCAAACTCGCGGATTTTTGGATATTCGGGATACAGTAAGATGTGTAGAATTAGCGATCGCTAACCCTGCCCAATCAGGCGAATTCCGCGTATTTAACCAATTTACCGAACAATTTAGCGTCGGCGATTTGGCATTGATGGTGAAAAAAGCTGGTAACGCTATCGGATTGAACGTAGAAATCAATCATTTAGATAATCCCAGAGTTGAAAAAGAAGAACATTACTTCAACGCTAAAAATACAAAATTGCTTGATTTAGGTTTACAGCCTCACTTGCTCTCTGATTCTCTCCTCGATTCTCTGTTAAACTTTGCTATCAAGTATCAGACGCGAGTCGATCGCAAACAAATTCTGCCTCAAGTCTCTTGGCACAGAAATTAG
- a CDS encoding glycosyltransferase family 4 protein: MRIALFTETFLPKVDGIVTRLRHTVDHLQRSGNQVLVIAPDGGITEYKGAKVYGVTGFPLPLYPELKMALPRPAIGSVLEEFKPDIIHVVNPAVLGLSGIFYSKILKIPLVASYHTHLPQYLQHYGLGMLEGFLWELLKGAHNQAALNLCTSTAMIEELTAHGIERVDLWQRGVDTELFHPDLASVEMRSRLSKNHPESPLLLYVGRLSAEKEIERIKPILEAIPQARLALVGDGPHRQALQKHFAGTNTYFVGYLMGQELGSAFASADAFIFPSRTETLGLVLLEAMAAGCPVVAARSGGIPDIVTDGVNGYLFKPTSDVQGALAATVRLLEQKQQRDIIRQNARQEAESWGWAAATKQLQDYYQKVIFSEQLAK; the protein is encoded by the coding sequence ATGAGAATTGCCCTATTTACCGAAACCTTTTTACCCAAGGTTGACGGCATTGTAACGCGCCTGCGCCATACTGTCGATCATCTCCAGCGCAGTGGTAATCAAGTGTTGGTGATTGCCCCTGATGGAGGCATCACTGAATACAAAGGCGCTAAAGTTTACGGCGTTACTGGCTTTCCTCTGCCATTGTATCCAGAATTGAAAATGGCATTACCCCGCCCAGCCATTGGTTCTGTTTTAGAAGAGTTTAAGCCTGATATTATTCATGTCGTGAATCCAGCCGTTTTGGGTTTGTCTGGCATATTTTATAGCAAAATCCTCAAAATCCCCTTGGTCGCGTCTTATCATACCCATTTACCCCAATATCTCCAACATTACGGTTTGGGGATGTTGGAAGGTTTTCTTTGGGAACTGCTCAAAGGCGCTCATAATCAAGCAGCTTTAAATCTGTGTACCTCCACAGCAATGATAGAGGAACTGACAGCACACGGTATTGAACGTGTAGATTTATGGCAGCGTGGGGTGGATACAGAATTATTTCACCCCGATTTAGCTAGTGTAGAGATGCGATCGCGCCTATCAAAAAACCATCCAGAAAGTCCATTGCTACTTTACGTAGGACGGCTTTCTGCTGAAAAAGAAATTGAGCGCATCAAACCAATTTTAGAAGCCATTCCCCAAGCGCGGTTAGCATTGGTTGGGGATGGCCCGCACCGTCAAGCATTGCAAAAACACTTTGCTGGCACAAACACTTATTTTGTTGGCTATCTTATGGGGCAAGAGTTAGGTTCTGCCTTTGCGAGTGCTGATGCCTTCATCTTTCCTTCCCGTACAGAAACACTAGGCTTAGTACTACTAGAAGCAATGGCTGCTGGCTGTCCCGTGGTAGCAGCCCGTTCCGGGGGGATTCCTGATATTGTGACAGATGGGGTAAATGGATATCTTTTTAAGCCAACATCTGATGTTCAAGGGGCATTAGCTGCTACTGTTCGACTCTTAGAACAAAAACAACAACGAGATATCATCCGTCAAAATGCTCGCCAGGAAGCAGAAAGTTGGGGTTGGGCAGCTGCCACCAAGCAGCTACAAGATTACTATCAAAAAGTGATATTTTCTGAACAGTTGGCAAAATAA